AATCAGGATGACGTGCTTAACGGCTGAGTCGTAAAGATTGCGTTCGGCCCTCGACGTCGCTTGGGACGAACGGCTGGCGCTAAAACCGGCGCGCGATCAGTCCCGCGCCCCAGCCGAACGCGACCGACAGCGCGACCGCGACCAGCCCGTAGAGTATGGCGTTGCGCTCCGCCGAGCGCGCGACGAAGCGTTCGAAGCCCGATTTGCGGATCTCGATGTCGCGGGTCGCCACCGCGAGGACGTGGCCGTCGCGGACCAGGAAGGTCTCGGCGGTAAAGCGCCCGACCGGAACGCGCGCGGGGATCGTCACCACCGCGCGGTACAGCACGCCATCGGTGATCTCGACCGCGCCGGGCGCCTCGACATACAGGCCGGCGCGGCGCTTGAGATCGACGAGGCCACGCGCGAACCGGTCCTGCCGGTCGTCGAGCGCACTGGTGGCGGGCGAGAGTTGCAGGCTGTCGAGCCCGAGTTCGTAGATCGCGCGGGTGCGCTCATCGAGCAATGTCGCGATCGGCCGCGACGAGGCGATCGCGTAGAAGCTCGGCGCCGAGCGATAGCGCAGCCGCGCGGCATTGACCCAGATCAGCCCGCCGAGTTTCTCCTTCTCGCGCACCAGGATCGATTGCGTCGGCCCCTTCACCACCACGACGATGTCGGTCGGCTTGTCGTCGTCGGGCAGGCGCCCGCCGGGATAGAGGATCGCGCCGAACAGCAGCAGATCGGCACCGGTGAAGCTGTAGACGA
This genomic stretch from Sphingomonas panacis harbors:
- a CDS encoding TIGR02186 family protein, which translates into the protein MVVLAPLLVAAESKPVLVPDVSQRNVEIVYSFTGADLLLFGAILYPGGRLPDDDKPTDIVVVVKGPTQSILVREKEKLGGLIWVNAARLRYRSAPSFYAIASSRPIATLLDERTRAIYELGLDSLQLSPATSALDDRQDRFARGLVDLKRRAGLYVEAPGAVEITDGVLYRAVVTIPARVPVGRFTAETFLVRDGHVLAVATRDIEIRKSGFERFVARSAERNAILYGLVAVALSVAFGWGAGLIARRF